A portion of the Candidatus Pristimantibacillus lignocellulolyticus genome contains these proteins:
- a CDS encoding glycoside hydrolase family 31 protein has protein sequence MIIQMLDEEYWYGGCVSQGNRMPVGVEDKIQFVFDQNPTPNQTMPLFISSKGRYLWRETGFTIDFNEGIISCPDDLLLASGYESLRGAYQAAMKAHFPFKDIKLSEKLFVEPIFNSWIELTFNQNEKDLLQYAKNIVANGFKPGVLMIDDGWSEYYGNWSFHSGKFPNEKAFIQELKGMGFEVMLWVCPFITPDTVAYRETKKLDLLVKTPNGTPYICEWWNGHSAVLDFSNPEAVEWFDRQMQQLQNLGIDGFKFDAGDSCYYREDNVTHGNVTPDIHSSLWASYGTKYELNEYRVTFKSGGFSLFQRLCDKEHSWGEKGIKALIPDSLLQGITGHPFSCPDMVGGGEYLNFAELEENGLDQELFSRHSEIACLMPSIQFSAAPWRVLSAQYLEKIHDQLRLRTHYLPQLKLALNEAVKQGEPVIRYMEYQFPGEGLETVTDQFMLGNTLLVAPLYEKGSINRVVAVPKGIWKFGQEIIVSKGELHTFTPPADIPIVLQWQDDIR, from the coding sequence ATGATTATTCAAATGTTGGATGAAGAATATTGGTATGGTGGCTGTGTAAGTCAAGGGAATCGTATGCCTGTAGGAGTAGAGGATAAAATTCAATTCGTATTCGATCAAAATCCTACGCCAAACCAAACAATGCCACTATTTATATCTTCAAAAGGTCGTTATTTGTGGAGAGAAACAGGATTTACAATTGATTTTAATGAGGGGATTATTTCATGTCCTGATGATCTATTATTGGCAAGTGGGTATGAATCACTACGTGGTGCCTATCAGGCTGCGATGAAAGCTCATTTTCCTTTTAAGGATATTAAATTATCAGAGAAGCTATTTGTCGAACCTATATTCAATAGTTGGATTGAACTAACTTTTAATCAGAATGAGAAAGACTTGCTGCAATACGCTAAAAATATTGTAGCTAATGGGTTTAAGCCAGGTGTGTTAATGATAGATGATGGTTGGAGCGAGTACTATGGTAATTGGTCATTTCACTCTGGAAAGTTCCCAAATGAGAAAGCATTTATTCAAGAGCTTAAAGGGATGGGTTTTGAGGTTATGTTATGGGTATGCCCATTTATTACTCCGGATACAGTTGCTTATAGGGAGACAAAAAAACTTGACTTGTTAGTAAAAACACCTAATGGGACTCCATATATATGTGAATGGTGGAATGGACATTCCGCTGTGTTAGACTTTTCCAATCCTGAAGCTGTAGAGTGGTTTGATCGTCAGATGCAACAACTTCAGAATCTTGGTATTGATGGATTCAAATTTGATGCAGGCGATAGCTGTTATTATCGCGAAGATAACGTAACTCACGGGAATGTAACTCCAGATATTCATTCTTCTCTATGGGCTTCTTATGGAACGAAATATGAACTTAATGAATATCGCGTTACGTTTAAATCAGGAGGTTTCTCGCTATTTCAACGACTATGTGACAAAGAGCATTCGTGGGGTGAGAAAGGTATTAAAGCTCTGATCCCAGATAGTTTGTTACAAGGTATAACAGGTCATCCATTTAGTTGTCCGGATATGGTTGGCGGAGGAGAGTATTTGAATTTCGCTGAACTAGAAGAAAATGGTCTTGATCAGGAACTCTTTAGTCGTCATAGTGAAATTGCTTGTTTAATGCCATCAATTCAATTTTCTGCAGCACCTTGGAGAGTATTATCAGCACAATATTTAGAGAAAATTCATGATCAATTGCGTCTTCGTACACATTATTTACCCCAATTGAAGCTTGCTTTGAACGAGGCTGTTAAGCAGGGTGAACCAGTGATTCGCTACATGGAATATCAGTTCCCAGGCGAGGGATTAGAGACAGTAACGGATCAGTTTATGCTTGGAAACACATTGCTAGTAGCTCCATTATATGAAAAGGGTTCTATAAATCGGGTGGTTGCAGTACCTAAGGGTATATGGAAGTTTGGTCAAGAAATTATTGTGAGCAAAGGTGAATTGCATACATTTACACCACCTGCAGATATACCAATCGTACTCCAGTGGCAAGATGATATTCGCTAA
- a CDS encoding response regulator: MLTAMIVDDEILSVKMMESIVDWSSLGIDIVSTAQNGLEALDLYYKHKHDVIISDIKMPKLNGLEFVKKIKEININTEFILISAYADFDYVKKAIELGCSNYILKPVDEFELVRTVKIITTKIKDKQTTEKYLVKNWKQRELQGLYRFMNTGSNQLQAVKSAANLNLNFSSYGLFRFVLKESSMNNYIENSLQLDAQMDYIMEQILTALNQYGKGILFDYEDNGWTAILTESDSQQFLKCSQHLISFLETQFKIDIYVCFSQQGSTMNELPHMYERLCNLSRYSFYVGDEQILGYGYNCEETSFKQLELLPYTHNITEALRNKDIPLAVQILDEVLLLSCKADPQSLHLFFEFFYNVTCAIRDQLITNNKITDENRHILNLSYKDIAQISKIDEINQFMRHLLLFVSDSKSATLEYSTLVYKGVQYLHEKYDQNFSLHDICNELAVSKNYFCYLFKRETGQNLWAYLTDIRLNKSKELLCTSELKSYEIAYKVGYDNPSYFSKLFKKYTGQTPSDYRIANK, from the coding sequence ATGCTTACAGCAATGATCGTTGATGATGAAATATTATCAGTGAAAATGATGGAGAGTATAGTGGATTGGAGCAGTCTTGGAATAGACATTGTTAGCACTGCTCAAAATGGTCTTGAAGCTTTAGACCTATATTATAAGCATAAACACGATGTCATTATATCAGATATAAAGATGCCGAAACTTAACGGTCTAGAGTTTGTAAAGAAAATAAAAGAGATTAATATAAATACTGAATTTATTCTAATTAGTGCGTACGCTGATTTTGATTATGTCAAAAAAGCAATTGAACTGGGCTGTTCCAATTATATACTTAAACCAGTTGATGAGTTTGAACTAGTGAGGACAGTAAAGATTATTACGACTAAGATTAAGGATAAGCAAACGACAGAAAAATATTTAGTTAAAAATTGGAAGCAACGTGAATTACAAGGTTTATATCGCTTTATGAATACAGGGAGTAATCAATTACAAGCTGTAAAAAGTGCAGCTAACTTGAATCTAAATTTTTCTTCTTATGGATTATTTCGCTTCGTACTTAAAGAGAGTTCGATGAACAATTATATAGAGAACAGTCTGCAATTAGATGCTCAGATGGATTATATTATGGAGCAGATCCTTACAGCGTTGAATCAATATGGCAAGGGAATATTATTTGATTACGAGGATAATGGTTGGACTGCTATTTTAACAGAGAGTGATTCTCAGCAATTTTTAAAATGCTCGCAACATTTGATTAGTTTTTTAGAAACACAATTTAAGATTGATATTTATGTTTGCTTTAGCCAGCAAGGTAGTACAATGAATGAATTGCCTCATATGTATGAAAGACTATGCAATCTTAGTCGTTATAGCTTCTATGTCGGAGATGAACAGATACTAGGTTATGGATATAATTGTGAGGAAACTAGCTTTAAACAATTAGAACTGCTGCCATATACACATAACATAACAGAGGCGCTTCGGAATAAAGATATTCCACTTGCCGTACAAATATTGGATGAGGTGTTGTTATTGTCATGTAAGGCAGATCCTCAATCGCTTCATCTATTCTTTGAGTTTTTCTATAATGTAACTTGTGCGATAAGAGACCAGCTCATTACGAATAATAAGATAACGGACGAAAATAGGCATATTTTGAATCTTAGTTACAAAGATATTGCGCAAATATCCAAGATTGATGAAATAAATCAGTTTATGAGGCACTTATTGTTATTTGTCTCGGACTCCAAGTCTGCCACACTCGAATATAGCACTCTAGTCTATAAAGGAGTGCAATATTTACATGAAAAGTACGATCAAAATTTCTCGTTGCATGATATATGCAATGAACTTGCAGTTAGCAAAAACTACTTCTGTTATTTGTTCAAAAGAGAGACGGGACAAAATCTATGGGCATATTTAACCGATATTCGTCTCAACAAATCTAAGGAATTGTTATGTACAAGTGAACTGAAAAGCTACGAAATTGCTTATAAGGTTGGTTATGATAATCCTAGCTACTTTTCTAAGTTGTTCAAAAAATATACGGGACAAACACCTAGTGACTATCGCATAGCAAATAAGTAA
- a CDS encoding histidine kinase, producing the protein MKLSLRSQMVISFSVICILLMILLGGLILNNNITNYQKQSYDYIYKIVKVNIQMADNYFEQLTNISKIIANDQAIIRAVNYRNSVNEVDYSVELYNQREVDAKIKQLNVLGDISNAIIIGANNEYLYYYGSSPVKGYNFAQQLWFVNSIKDNSNYIRFTNFHPTDYLLTAKKQETVSIITPILSLNPYGEPKSSYLMTDFNLRPVISHKDDQGRVQIAIYDGNTKVKSFENLSESNQHKVVEALGEKKKYFILPKTKDDPVSYLVVNEISEKSGWSMLGIMPLTEIEQMRKTNISFVIIMIIIACILVLISSDLISRSILTPMKGLIANFKNIASGNHQVIFKETKSIEINSISATAEHMLKNINQLTSDVLEEQRKLSMEQLKVLQNQINPHFLNNVLQSIKAMAVSGDTNSISRVTTLLGKTLSYTVYNPYEQVMLKDELDYTENYIAIQNIRFNQLITYAIDCEEQLLSMNVPKMMIQPLIENAIEHGFVNRQEGHISIFTEEIDNEFYIAVTNNGVTLDKEEVDRLNAMLSSEDTYKQKQSIGLLNLNQRLKSSFGAQAGLKIFSREGMKTSVVITIPK; encoded by the coding sequence TTGAAGTTATCATTGCGGTCACAAATGGTAATTAGTTTTTCGGTTATTTGTATTCTTCTAATGATCCTATTAGGTGGCTTGATCTTAAATAATAATATTACAAATTATCAGAAACAAAGCTATGACTATATTTATAAAATCGTAAAAGTGAATATTCAAATGGCTGACAATTATTTTGAGCAATTGACCAATATATCAAAAATAATAGCTAATGATCAGGCAATAATTCGTGCAGTTAATTACCGCAACAGCGTAAATGAAGTAGACTACTCTGTTGAATTATATAATCAGAGAGAGGTTGATGCTAAGATAAAGCAACTGAATGTTCTTGGTGATATATCTAATGCTATTATTATCGGTGCGAATAATGAGTATTTGTATTATTACGGTAGCTCACCTGTTAAAGGATATAATTTTGCCCAGCAGTTATGGTTTGTTAATAGTATTAAAGATAATAGTAATTATATTCGATTTACAAATTTTCATCCTACTGATTATTTACTCACTGCTAAGAAACAGGAGACGGTATCAATCATTACACCTATATTAAGTTTGAATCCGTATGGTGAACCTAAATCTTCTTATTTGATGACTGATTTTAATTTAAGGCCAGTCATTTCTCATAAAGACGATCAAGGAAGAGTGCAAATTGCTATTTATGATGGTAATACCAAAGTAAAATCTTTTGAAAATTTGTCGGAGAGTAATCAACACAAAGTCGTAGAAGCATTAGGAGAGAAGAAAAAGTACTTTATATTGCCTAAGACAAAAGACGATCCAGTATCCTATCTTGTTGTTAATGAGATTTCAGAGAAGTCAGGCTGGTCAATGCTTGGTATTATGCCTCTTACTGAAATCGAACAAATGAGAAAAACAAATATATCTTTTGTAATTATTATGATTATCATTGCCTGTATCCTTGTATTAATTTCATCTGATCTCATATCAAGATCGATCCTTACACCGATGAAAGGTTTAATAGCTAATTTCAAAAATATTGCTTCGGGCAATCATCAAGTCATTTTTAAAGAAACGAAAAGTATTGAGATTAACTCTATTTCCGCAACGGCTGAGCATATGCTCAAGAACATCAATCAGTTGACAAGTGATGTGCTGGAGGAACAGAGGAAGTTATCAATGGAGCAACTAAAGGTTCTGCAAAATCAAATCAATCCTCATTTTTTGAACAATGTACTTCAGTCTATTAAAGCTATGGCAGTATCAGGAGACACGAATTCGATTTCCAGAGTAACAACATTGCTTGGTAAAACACTATCATATACGGTCTATAATCCTTATGAGCAAGTTATGTTGAAAGATGAGCTCGACTATACAGAAAATTATATTGCTATACAGAATATACGCTTCAATCAATTAATTACTTATGCGATAGATTGTGAAGAGCAACTTTTATCGATGAATGTTCCGAAGATGATGATTCAGCCGCTAATTGAGAACGCTATCGAGCATGGATTTGTTAATCGCCAGGAAGGACATATATCCATATTTACCGAGGAGATAGACAATGAGTTTTATATTGCGGTCACGAACAACGGCGTTACTCTAGATAAGGAAGAGGTTGACCGTCTTAATGCGATGCTTAGTAGTGAGGATACTTATAAACAGAAGCAAAGTATAGGGCTATTGAATTTGAATCAACGCCTCAAAAGTAGCTTTGGTGCTCAAGCAGGCTTAAAGATATTTTCCAGAGAAGGCATGAAAACGAGTGTAGTAATTACGATTCCAAAGTGA